The following coding sequences are from one Paenibacillus sp. FSL R5-0912 window:
- a CDS encoding ROK family protein, translating to MEKYTIGIDLGGTNIKAGLFDGDYRAVGELSLPTEAAAGPAHVLARIRLAVTQLTEGKGIDQQQITCMGMGIPGLLDPEEGLSIFSPNFPGWEQIHIVNAMKPFYNFPVYIDNDVRVNLYGEWQQGAGQGCRNLVLLTLGTGLGSGIVHDGKVLYGTTFSAGEIGHMNMYRQGRPCRCGSSGCLGRYVSAVGMVHTFKEKLREGRSSQILAWTNQDDGQITAKMISEAYDLGDPLAVEVMHETGELLGYGLANVINLLNPELIIVGGGMAAAGERLLGSVRGTVNAHALKLSGSKCRIVQAELGARAGTLGAAVYADQRLNALK from the coding sequence ATGGAAAAATATACGATAGGTATCGATTTGGGCGGAACGAATATCAAAGCTGGATTGTTCGATGGGGATTACAGAGCAGTCGGTGAGCTGTCTCTGCCAACGGAAGCGGCGGCAGGGCCGGCGCATGTGCTCGCCAGGATCAGGCTGGCCGTTACACAGCTGACAGAGGGCAAAGGGATAGATCAGCAGCAGATCACCTGTATGGGGATGGGAATTCCCGGTCTGCTGGACCCGGAGGAAGGCCTGTCCATCTTTTCGCCTAACTTTCCCGGATGGGAACAAATACATATAGTGAATGCAATGAAGCCCTTTTATAATTTTCCGGTCTACATCGATAATGATGTGCGAGTTAACTTATATGGGGAATGGCAGCAGGGAGCCGGACAAGGATGCCGTAACCTGGTGCTGCTCACACTTGGAACCGGACTGGGCTCAGGCATTGTCCATGACGGCAAGGTGTTGTACGGAACAACTTTCAGCGCTGGTGAAATCGGACACATGAATATGTACAGGCAGGGCAGGCCCTGCCGCTGCGGGAGCTCCGGCTGCCTCGGGAGGTATGTATCTGCTGTAGGCATGGTCCATACATTCAAGGAGAAGCTCCGGGAAGGAAGGAGCAGTCAGATCCTGGCCTGGACGAATCAGGATGACGGCCAAATTACCGCAAAGATGATCTCGGAGGCTTATGATCTCGGGGACCCGCTGGCGGTCGAAGTCATGCATGAAACCGGAGAGCTGCTGGGGTACGGTCTGGCAAATGTAATTAATCTGCTGAACCCGGAGCTGATCATTGTTGGAGGCGGCATGGCTGCCGCAGGAGAACGGCTGCTTGGCAGCGTCCGCGGCACTGTAAATGCTCATGCGCTGAAGCTCTCAGGAAGCAAATGCAGGATCGTTCAAGCCGAATTGGGCGCCAGAGCGGGCACACTTGGCGCGGCGGTATATGCGGACCAGAGACTGAATGCTCTAAAATGA
- a CDS encoding NAD-dependent epimerase/dehydratase family protein gives MNLVIGGNGGLGHSITQELLWRGKLVTATYHRSNEALSRLRGPLLTMVSLDIQDERALASLLTGVRTVYFCLNVPYQDWYTIMPKALERVTAKLHSGQTLVFPGNVYGYGRFQYLPADESHPKAALTRKGKLRNQMEELLKKQAAENGFRNVIPRYPDYYGPNVTNRVFGPIFNGALQAKTIAWPVRLDVPHDLIYIRDAAKAAVLLAESGEEGEWHVSGSGAIEGRQFLNIIQDEADSPRKCRTLPGWAVGLAGIFDKEAKEFHELLYEFQYPLVLSENKFMKRFPEYSPTAYKDAVKETLGWFREQQE, from the coding sequence ATGAATCTCGTAATCGGAGGCAATGGCGGTTTGGGCCATTCCATCACCCAAGAATTACTGTGGCGAGGTAAGCTGGTAACAGCGACCTATCATCGTTCTAATGAGGCACTAAGCAGATTGAGAGGACCGCTGCTGACTATGGTTTCACTGGATATACAAGATGAGAGGGCACTTGCTTCTCTGCTGACAGGAGTGAGAACGGTCTACTTCTGTCTTAATGTGCCTTACCAGGACTGGTACACGATCATGCCCAAAGCGTTGGAACGGGTAACCGCGAAGCTGCATTCCGGGCAGACGCTGGTATTTCCCGGGAATGTCTACGGATACGGCAGATTCCAATACCTTCCCGCTGATGAAAGCCATCCCAAGGCGGCTCTTACCCGTAAAGGGAAGCTTCGTAACCAAATGGAAGAGCTGCTGAAGAAGCAGGCAGCGGAGAACGGCTTCCGCAATGTCATTCCGCGTTATCCCGACTACTATGGCCCCAACGTTACGAACAGGGTATTCGGACCCATATTTAACGGAGCGCTGCAGGCCAAAACCATCGCCTGGCCGGTCAGGCTGGATGTTCCCCATGATCTGATCTATATCCGCGATGCGGCTAAGGCAGCAGTGCTACTGGCGGAAAGCGGGGAAGAAGGGGAGTGGCATGTGTCGGGCTCCGGGGCGATTGAGGGCCGTCAGTTCCTGAATATCATCCAGGATGAAGCAGACAGTCCAAGGAAATGCCGGACACTCCCGGGCTGGGCCGTTGGTTTGGCAGGTATATTCGATAAAGAAGCTAAAGAATTCCATGAGCTGCTATACGAATTCCAGTATCCGCTGGTGCTGAGCGAGAACAAATTCATGAAGCGGTTCCCGGAATATTCTCCAACCGCCTACAAGGATGCAGTCAAAGAAACCTTGGGCTGGTTCCGGGAGCAGCAGGAATAG
- a CDS encoding 4'-phosphopantetheinyl transferase family protein: MHIIAVSLGTAFSVPELLPYVSPERRMSSSRLKREDDVRRSLIGDILARMFAMDMEGMRNDAICFDQGVFGKPRLSAMREPWDFNLSHSGKWVAGIVSRKGQRVGIDIQKMAAINPVLARYSLSPEEMERYQSLKSEAQIRYFYDLWTRKESYLKMEGIGLTIPIRSVFSEQYALKYEQSVLSDRLPDHAFRQYPVDPGYVLTACSTDFRFPDQYLVVRAKDLVEVFLRRCRLQAEQSAPEPDGLTVL, encoded by the coding sequence ATGCATATCATTGCCGTATCACTCGGGACCGCTTTTTCGGTTCCTGAGTTGCTGCCCTATGTGTCACCAGAACGCCGGATGAGCAGCAGCCGGCTGAAACGTGAAGACGATGTTCGCAGGTCTCTTATCGGAGACATCCTTGCCCGGATGTTCGCTATGGATATGGAGGGGATGCGGAATGATGCGATCTGTTTTGACCAAGGGGTGTTTGGCAAACCCCGGCTGTCTGCTATGCGCGAACCGTGGGACTTTAACCTCTCACATTCGGGGAAATGGGTGGCAGGTATCGTCAGCCGCAAGGGACAGCGGGTAGGAATCGACATTCAGAAGATGGCAGCCATAAATCCGGTATTAGCCCGGTACAGCCTGTCCCCTGAAGAAATGGAGCGATACCAGAGCTTGAAATCAGAGGCTCAAATACGCTATTTCTATGACTTGTGGACGCGGAAGGAGAGTTATCTGAAGATGGAGGGCATTGGCCTGACGATTCCAATCCGTTCTGTATTCTCCGAGCAGTACGCTTTGAAGTATGAGCAGTCTGTGCTTAGCGACCGGCTGCCCGATCATGCGTTCAGGCAATATCCGGTAGATCCGGGCTACGTGCTGACCGCTTGTTCAACAGATTTCCGCTTTCCTGATCAGTATTTGGTGGTCCGGGCTAAGGATCTCGTCGAAGTGTTTCTGCGGCGCTGCCGGCTGCAGGCGGAGCAATCTGCTCCAGAACCTGACGGACTCACCGTCTTGTAG
- a CDS encoding DUF6054 family protein, with translation MNEAYQLNVKLQPNETLALIKEGMPQESELLYEELNDLGEGKMIGTLVYERYYFRSGNQAALVILVDNLKGRSNVRLIPAGGSNGLILKLDWGAGKSFASSVERILADYIVE, from the coding sequence ATGAATGAGGCCTATCAACTCAATGTTAAATTGCAGCCCAATGAGACGCTTGCGCTGATCAAAGAGGGAATGCCGCAGGAGTCGGAGCTGCTGTACGAGGAGCTGAATGATCTCGGTGAAGGCAAGATGATCGGGACGCTGGTCTATGAGCGGTATTATTTCCGGTCCGGTAATCAGGCTGCGCTGGTGATCCTAGTCGATAATCTGAAGGGCAGAAGTAATGTCCGGCTTATTCCGGCGGGAGGCTCCAACGGGTTGATCCTTAAGCTCGATTGGGGCGCCGGCAAAAGCTTCGCTTCTTCGGTGGAGCGAATTCTGGCGGATTATATTGTGGAATAA
- a CDS encoding DUF4395 domain-containing protein, which yields MSEPSIIKGIPRPLVRTNQAFIVISVLLSLFTGAYWILALPLAAGLSGLIFGYNPVIKVAAKFLTKERSAYVLEDWEQQQFNQSIAVFCLTAGLVSFLAGWTVAAYIFSIMVAVAATVAILGFCIGCFIHYQWRMYTYRRKQAALHK from the coding sequence ATGAGTGAGCCTTCAATCATTAAGGGAATTCCCCGGCCGTTAGTCAGAACTAATCAGGCTTTTATCGTAATTTCTGTATTATTGTCACTATTTACGGGAGCTTACTGGATTCTTGCCCTGCCGCTTGCCGCAGGACTGTCTGGCCTAATCTTCGGATATAATCCGGTGATCAAGGTTGCGGCGAAATTCCTGACTAAGGAGCGCTCCGCCTATGTACTGGAAGACTGGGAACAGCAGCAGTTCAACCAGAGCATTGCCGTCTTCTGCCTGACTGCAGGGCTGGTCAGCTTCCTTGCCGGCTGGACCGTAGCCGCTTATATCTTCTCGATCATGGTTGCGGTAGCAGCCACAGTAGCTATCCTCGGCTTCTGCATCGGGTGCTTCATCCACTACCAGTGGAGAATGTATACCTATAGACGCAAACAGGCAGCTCTCCACAAATAA
- a CDS encoding TetR/AcrR family transcriptional regulator, with protein sequence MSNKHNAREAILDTASRLFFTQGYHATGLNQIIKDSDSPKGSLYYYFPHGKEELVLTCINRTSEMVSQNLRHYVESEASPAQAVQNFILSIAREAEESSFEGLVPFSFWVAVETSCVSNELRTACQCVFKDWQDVIAQRLMKEGMQEEAALRKATVVVSLFEGALLLALTCRNVQPLVAAAESIPAILA encoded by the coding sequence TTGTCAAACAAGCATAATGCACGTGAAGCTATTCTGGATACGGCTTCAAGATTGTTTTTCACACAGGGCTATCATGCAACCGGGCTAAATCAGATCATCAAGGACAGCGATTCGCCCAAGGGATCATTGTATTATTATTTTCCTCACGGCAAAGAAGAGCTGGTGTTGACCTGCATTAACCGGACAAGTGAAATGGTCTCCCAAAATTTGCGGCATTATGTAGAGAGTGAAGCCTCACCTGCCCAGGCGGTGCAGAATTTCATTCTGTCTATAGCCAGGGAAGCGGAGGAATCTTCTTTCGAAGGATTGGTGCCGTTCAGCTTCTGGGTAGCCGTTGAGACTTCCTGTGTCAGCAATGAGCTGAGGACTGCTTGTCAATGTGTGTTCAAGGATTGGCAGGATGTGATCGCCCAGCGTCTGATGAAGGAAGGCATGCAGGAGGAAGCTGCTCTGCGCAAGGCGACTGTTGTGGTCTCCTTGTTTGAAGGTGCGCTGCTCCTGGCGTTGACCTGCCGAAATGTCCAGCCGCTGGTTGCAGCAGCAGAGAGTATTCCGGCAATACTGGCTTAA
- a CDS encoding DHA2 family efflux MFS transporter permease subunit, whose product MTGKGHTEPRKFKTLPILVSLLLAGFIGMFSETALNVALSDLMNVLQITPTTAQWLTTAYLLTLGILVPISGLLLQWFTTRQLFIAALCFSIAGTFLAAMAPSFEFLLTARVVQAMGTALLLPLMFNTILIIIPAEKRGAAMGLIGLVIMVAPAIGPTIAGLLIESLSWHWIFWLSLPFLVIALFSGIFFMQNVTEVTKPKIDILSIVLSSLGFGGVVYGFSSAGEAEGWGSPKVIIAIAIGVIALVLFCIRQLTMKQPMINLRAFKFPMFVVGVLMVFICMMVILSSMLILPMYLQQGQGYTAFKAGLLLLPGGIINGLMSPVMGRLFDKYGPKWLVIPGLVLVAVSLWFFSSITATSTVIFVIVLHSVLMIGISMIMMPAQTNGINQLPLEYYPDGTAIMNTLQQVAGAIGTALAVSIMTSGTKSYMKTVTDPGDPLNIGAAFTHGVQNAFIFGMVMAIVGLVVAFFLKRVIVSHKTQASMH is encoded by the coding sequence ATGACTGGTAAGGGGCACACAGAGCCCCGCAAATTTAAGACCCTTCCAATTCTCGTCTCCTTATTGCTTGCCGGATTTATCGGCATGTTCAGTGAGACCGCATTAAATGTAGCCTTAAGTGATCTTATGAATGTATTACAAATTACTCCGACCACAGCGCAATGGCTGACTACTGCTTACCTGCTGACGCTGGGTATTCTGGTTCCGATCTCCGGGCTGCTGCTGCAGTGGTTCACGACCAGACAGCTGTTCATTGCTGCACTCTGCTTCTCGATTGCGGGAACATTCCTGGCTGCAATGGCGCCGAGTTTCGAATTCCTGCTTACAGCGCGTGTGGTTCAGGCGATGGGAACTGCACTCCTTTTGCCGCTGATGTTCAATACGATCCTGATTATTATCCCTGCGGAGAAAAGAGGCGCAGCGATGGGTCTCATCGGACTCGTCATCATGGTAGCTCCTGCGATCGGCCCTACCATTGCGGGTCTGCTGATTGAGAGTCTCAGCTGGCACTGGATCTTCTGGCTGTCCCTGCCGTTCCTTGTGATCGCGCTGTTCAGCGGAATTTTCTTCATGCAGAACGTCACAGAAGTGACCAAGCCGAAGATTGATATCCTCTCGATCGTATTATCGTCACTCGGTTTCGGCGGCGTTGTGTATGGATTCAGCAGCGCCGGTGAAGCGGAAGGCTGGGGAAGTCCGAAGGTGATTATCGCCATTGCTATTGGTGTAATTGCGCTCGTTCTATTCTGCATCCGGCAGTTGACGATGAAGCAGCCGATGATTAATCTGCGTGCCTTCAAATTCCCGATGTTCGTGGTCGGTGTTCTGATGGTCTTCATCTGTATGATGGTGATTCTATCCTCGATGCTGATTCTTCCGATGTACCTGCAGCAGGGACAAGGCTATACTGCGTTCAAAGCAGGCTTACTGCTGCTGCCGGGCGGAATTATCAACGGACTGATGTCGCCGGTGATGGGACGCCTGTTCGATAAATACGGTCCGAAATGGCTGGTTATTCCAGGACTCGTGCTCGTAGCTGTTTCGCTGTGGTTCTTCTCCAGTATTACAGCAACTTCTACCGTTATCTTCGTAATTGTACTTCACAGCGTGCTCATGATCGGAATCTCGATGATTATGATGCCTGCCCAGACGAACGGGATCAATCAGCTTCCGCTGGAATACTATCCTGACGGTACAGCGATCATGAATACTCTGCAGCAGGTTGCAGGGGCGATTGGTACGGCTCTGGCAGTAAGCATTATGACCTCCGGTACCAAGAGCTACATGAAGACTGTAACTGACCCTGGTGATCCGCTGAATATTGGCGCTGCATTTACCCATGGGGTACAGAATGCGTTCATCTTCGGCATGGTGATGGCCATTGTCGGTCTGGTTGTTGCTTTCTTCCTCAAACGTGTTATTGTCTCGCACAAGACACAGGCTTCCATGCACTAA
- a CDS encoding PadR family transcriptional regulator, producing the protein MKVSKEMLKGSTGTLILTLLLDKPLYGYELIKELEQRSQGVFSLKEGTLYPILHAMESERWVEAYWLEVEGRKRKYYRLLDEGKAKLQEKRAEWNLFKGAVDSVLGEGGA; encoded by the coding sequence ATGAAAGTCAGCAAAGAAATGCTGAAGGGCAGCACGGGGACCTTAATTCTCACGCTGCTACTCGATAAGCCGTTATATGGCTACGAACTGATTAAAGAGCTGGAGCAGCGCTCGCAGGGGGTATTTTCCCTGAAGGAGGGCACGCTCTATCCGATACTCCATGCGATGGAGAGCGAACGCTGGGTAGAGGCGTATTGGCTTGAGGTAGAAGGGCGCAAACGCAAATATTACCGGCTGCTGGATGAAGGCAAGGCGAAGCTGCAGGAGAAGAGAGCAGAATGGAATCTTTTCAAAGGCGCGGTGGATTCGGTACTGGGGGAGGGCGGCGCATGA
- a CDS encoding FtsW/RodA/SpoVE family cell cycle protein, protein MMEQRKKLDNYLDRVCAEVRAKGMHREIREELSGHFQDLMLERQQLGATEEEAQQYAIAQMGDPQGVGRDLHKIHKPRIPWGLLTAVMMLSAVSLLGMGAIEAGTSFNPALSDLTMRQTVYISLGIAVMTGMYFVNFKLLQRASGFIYAAALMAIVASLWLGPELINGNRRYVGFLGLYFDLVGYSPYLFVIALAGIWTSRSFMLKWSRRTRELAELALLLLPAAIYAALRSLPELVVYLAVSLTLYVWITRRWITAGLMVITFVSGGAIYVWNNLNLRDRVIGAINHNYMLNGPGYLNRRIHETITSAGWRGYGFGGGEEGLPYAYSDLFPVFLVQCFGRAGGLLFIAAVGWFVLKMISYTRAVRDTYGRMLILALALMLAIRLVYGLSILSGRMPITAIPFPFLSYGQHVFIEFAAVGLLMGVYRRKDMLPADTSLDLTMDA, encoded by the coding sequence ATGATGGAGCAGCGGAAGAAGCTGGACAACTATCTGGACAGGGTGTGTGCAGAGGTTAGAGCCAAAGGGATGCACAGGGAGATAAGGGAGGAACTCAGCGGGCACTTCCAGGACTTGATGCTGGAGCGGCAGCAGCTTGGTGCAACTGAAGAAGAAGCACAGCAATATGCTATCGCGCAAATGGGTGATCCGCAGGGGGTCGGCCGGGATCTGCACAAAATCCATAAACCGCGGATTCCGTGGGGACTGCTCACCGCAGTAATGATGTTGTCAGCTGTAAGTCTGCTGGGGATGGGGGCGATAGAAGCCGGAACCTCCTTCAACCCGGCCTTATCTGATCTGACGATGCGCCAGACGGTGTATATCAGCCTTGGGATCGCCGTTATGACAGGAATGTACTTCGTCAATTTCAAGCTGCTTCAGAGAGCATCAGGATTCATCTATGCTGCAGCATTAATGGCTATAGTTGCCAGCCTATGGCTGGGACCTGAATTAATCAATGGGAACAGACGCTATGTTGGTTTTTTGGGCTTATATTTTGATCTGGTTGGATACAGTCCTTATCTATTTGTTATCGCTCTGGCAGGGATATGGACCAGCCGCAGCTTTATGCTGAAATGGAGCAGACGGACCAGGGAATTAGCGGAGTTAGCCTTACTGCTGCTGCCTGCGGCGATCTATGCGGCGCTCCGGTCTTTACCGGAGCTGGTGGTTTATTTGGCAGTATCGCTGACGCTATATGTATGGATAACACGGCGCTGGATTACAGCCGGATTAATGGTTATAACATTTGTGTCGGGCGGAGCCATCTATGTTTGGAATAATTTGAACTTGCGTGACAGGGTCATCGGAGCGATAAATCATAATTATATGCTTAATGGCCCGGGTTACCTCAACCGCAGAATTCACGAGACCATTACATCCGCAGGCTGGAGAGGGTATGGCTTCGGAGGTGGGGAAGAAGGACTGCCGTATGCGTATTCGGATCTTTTTCCGGTATTTCTGGTTCAATGCTTCGGCAGGGCCGGGGGCTTGCTCTTCATTGCGGCAGTGGGCTGGTTCGTTCTCAAAATGATCTCCTATACCCGCGCTGTACGCGATACCTACGGGCGGATGCTTATCCTTGCTCTGGCTCTCATGTTAGCCATCCGCTTAGTTTATGGTCTATCGATCCTCAGCGGAAGAATGCCAATCACAGCTATACCGTTCCCATTCCTCAGCTACGGACAGCATGTCTTCATTGAATTCGCCGCTGTCGGGCTGCTGATGGGTGTCTACCGGCGGAAGGATATGCTTCCTGCGGATACAAGTCTGGACTTAACTATGGACGCCTAG
- a CDS encoding M15 family metallopeptidase, with translation MKLRITGRRLGLISCAIILGGAALLTATAATAAAPKIQNTAAAPAQSRVEKKHNLPGGFVYLDEVIPKAQYEIRYYSENNFTGTRVDGYKAPLAIFSRTAANALKKVSDDLDGKGYILRIYDAYRPQKAVNHFVRWSQDAADIKMKQQYYPKLDKRNLFKLGFISKKSGHSRGSTIDLTLADKKTGALVDMGSPYDFFGEISYYNTTLVNSTQHANRKVLKDAMSKQGFKPYTKEWWHFTLIKEPYPRQYFNFNVE, from the coding sequence ATGAAGCTGCGAATTACAGGCAGAAGGTTGGGGCTGATCTCATGTGCGATTATCCTAGGCGGAGCTGCCCTTCTAACGGCAACAGCAGCCACAGCTGCTGCTCCTAAGATACAGAATACAGCCGCAGCCCCGGCGCAAAGTAGGGTGGAGAAGAAACACAACCTGCCCGGCGGTTTTGTGTATCTGGATGAAGTGATTCCTAAGGCGCAATATGAGATACGCTACTACAGTGAGAATAATTTCACCGGAACAAGGGTGGACGGGTATAAGGCTCCGCTGGCGATTTTCTCGCGGACTGCAGCCAATGCGCTGAAGAAAGTCAGCGATGATCTGGACGGCAAAGGTTATATCCTGAGAATCTATGATGCCTACCGTCCGCAAAAAGCCGTTAATCACTTCGTACGCTGGTCACAGGATGCCGCGGATATTAAGATGAAGCAGCAGTATTATCCCAAGCTGGACAAGCGTAATCTGTTCAAGCTGGGCTTCATCTCCAAGAAATCAGGGCACTCGCGGGGCAGCACCATCGATCTGACACTGGCTGATAAAAAAACGGGGGCGCTGGTTGACATGGGCAGCCCGTATGATTTCTTCGGTGAGATTTCTTACTATAATACTACTCTGGTCAACAGTACCCAGCATGCCAACCGTAAAGTTCTTAAGGATGCCATGTCGAAGCAGGGCTTCAAGCCCTATACCAAGGAATGGTGGCATTTCACACTGATCAAGGAGCCGTATCCGCGGCAGTATTTTAACTTTAATGTGGAGTGA
- a CDS encoding stalk domain-containing protein: MKNRIVAVFLSVLLLAAGSGVLTGNSVHAAPGVNIIVNGQALQLDGPQTYTSGTTPMLPLRETSEILKYKTTFIGATGQFKLNRFQETIEFRLGGKEILLNGKDRVAFTDSIELKQQRAYAPLSFFRAIGLVTSYDPAKAQVEIYSPEVAAGAVAGLLAAGNYTGLRERYFAVEAEQPSLPVIQQSWEGVSAPAGQYFGVKSTESRQHEGNMTITSVLSFSKSEALLTLELNTSGKIVKLGLAELQAAEVLANPSK, translated from the coding sequence TTGAAGAACAGAATCGTAGCCGTTTTCCTAAGTGTACTGTTATTGGCAGCAGGATCGGGAGTATTAACCGGTAATAGTGTCCACGCAGCCCCGGGTGTAAATATTATAGTGAACGGACAAGCCTTGCAGCTGGATGGACCGCAAACCTATACTAGTGGAACAACCCCAATGCTCCCGCTCCGGGAGACTTCGGAAATCCTTAAGTACAAGACTACCTTTATAGGAGCTACAGGGCAGTTTAAGCTGAACCGGTTCCAGGAAACGATTGAATTCAGGCTGGGCGGGAAAGAGATCCTTCTGAACGGCAAGGATCGGGTGGCTTTTACAGATAGCATTGAACTGAAGCAGCAGCGGGCCTATGCACCATTGTCTTTTTTTAGAGCGATAGGGCTGGTTACATCCTATGATCCGGCAAAAGCTCAAGTTGAGATCTACTCACCGGAGGTAGCTGCCGGAGCGGTAGCCGGATTGCTGGCCGCAGGCAACTATACGGGACTCCGCGAGCGTTACTTCGCTGTGGAAGCAGAGCAGCCCTCGCTGCCCGTCATTCAGCAGAGCTGGGAGGGTGTAAGTGCTCCGGCAGGCCAGTACTTCGGAGTGAAATCTACGGAGAGCCGGCAGCATGAAGGGAATATGACAATAACAAGCGTGCTCTCCTTCTCCAAATCCGAGGCGCTACTGACACTGGAGCTGAATACATCGGGCAAAATCGTGAAGCTGGGTCTGGCGGAGCTGCAGGCAGCGGAAGTGCTGGCCAACCCGTCGAAATAA
- a CDS encoding TetR/AcrR family transcriptional regulator, translating into MVKSDNKADPSDKDTKQIILDATVDLIREEGFSCITLRSIAARAETNLALVNYYYGSKEKLFGDAVKKLVSTFDDAFKTLEDDSLPPKERMKLFFMRYIMNLSRYPGMARQMLDQRHHIMGSQDEYAKYSKLMRLERIKEVLSEITGEQDRDKLMMMMMQVYGAIVFPVIMVSSLPKDREDLKEFFRLSPLEEQIDGLFELYFHKYN; encoded by the coding sequence ATGGTTAAATCCGACAACAAGGCTGATCCTTCAGATAAAGATACGAAGCAGATTATACTCGATGCTACCGTGGATTTGATCCGCGAGGAGGGGTTCAGTTGTATCACCCTTCGGAGTATCGCAGCAAGGGCAGAGACGAATCTTGCACTGGTGAATTATTATTACGGCTCCAAGGAAAAGCTATTTGGCGACGCAGTGAAGAAGCTAGTGTCTACATTTGATGATGCCTTCAAAACACTGGAAGATGACAGCCTGCCGCCGAAGGAGCGGATGAAGCTATTTTTCATGCGATATATTATGAATCTCAGCCGTTACCCGGGAATGGCCCGGCAGATGCTTGATCAAAGACATCATATTATGGGCTCACAGGATGAATATGCGAAGTACTCCAAATTGATGAGGCTTGAACGCATTAAGGAAGTGCTCAGTGAGATCACAGGGGAGCAGGACCGCGACAAGCTCATGATGATGATGATGCAAGTCTATGGGGCCATTGTTTTTCCGGTAATTATGGTCTCCAGCCTGCCGAAGGACCGGGAGGATCTCAAGGAGTTCTTCAGGCTTTCGCCGCTTGAGGAGCAGATTGATGGGTTATTTGAACTTTATTTTCATAAGTATAACTAA